A genome region from Cucurbita pepo subsp. pepo cultivar mu-cu-16 chromosome LG02, ASM280686v2, whole genome shotgun sequence includes the following:
- the LOC111787851 gene encoding uncharacterized protein LOC111787851, producing the protein MASTLLVRTGNSLINRLRLNSAHQTSRIWCPQTLSHGHGAEVTPMLFPSLSKHQTAQHLQQNDTESVRKLESEGIFFPFGLPSLRFFLPDGDNSSTQEPMILFPKRTFQPSTIRRKRNHGFFARKATKGGRKVIARRIAKGRSRITA; encoded by the exons ATGGCGTCCACACTTCTGGTTCGGACGGGAAATTCCTTGATCAATCGGTTGCGATTGAATTCCGCGCATCAGACTAGCAGGATTTGGTGTCCCCAAACTTTGTCTCATGGCCACGGCGCTGAAGTCACTCCGATGCTTTTTCCTTCACTCTCTAAGCATCAGACTGCTCAGCATTTGCAGCAGAATGATACCGAATCGGTGAGGAAGCTCGAATCTGAAGGCATCTTCTTCCCATTTGGTCTTCCTTCGCTCCGGTTCTTCTTACCCGACG GAGATAATTCTTCCACTCAAGAACCAATGATCTTATTTCCTAAAAGGACTTTTCAACCTAGCACCATCAGGCGGAAGAGGAATCATGGATTTTTTGCCCG CAAAGCAACCAAGGGTGGGCGTAAAGTGATTGCTCGGAGGATTGCGAAGGGGCGATCAAGAATAACAGCATAA